From the Thermococcus sp. M36 genome, the window TAAGTACCGGGTCGCAGTAGTATCGTATGTACGCGTTGGCGATGCTCTCAAGGAACTCCCGCAGGCTCCCGTGTTCCTTCTCAAGCTCCTCCCTTATGGCAGAGTATGGGAGGGACTCAAGGGCCACGATTTTTATGAGCTCCTCTTTGCTCCGGAAGTAGTTGTAGAACGTACCCTTTGCAACACCTGCTTTCTCAACTATCTCGTCCACGGTTGTCTCATCGTACCCTTTTTCAGCAAAGAGCTTTTCTGAGGCCTTTAAAATCCTCTCTCTGGTGTCCATAGTCCGCACTCCCCGCACACTACTGGATGCGGTTTATACGGCATAATTAAAAAGGTTGCGGAACCACAAAACAGAAAGAACATCCTCTCCTCCACCGATGGCCAATTCAGGGGGGCTCCCGTTGTCCCCGGTTCATTGCATCCCGCTAAAAACCAGCACTACACCCACGGTTACCATTTTTGTCCAGTTAATCCCTTAAACCGAAAGGCACGAAGGAACTCGATGTCATGCAACATTTAAAAAGACCCGGGTAAAGGTAGGGGTAGGTGACACAAAATGTGCTTGGCGGTTCCCGCAAAAGTACTTGAAATAAAGGGAAACGTCGCGATAGTCGATTTCGGCGGCGTTAAGAGAGAAGCGCGCCTTGACCTGCTCCCCGACGTTAAAGTGGGGGACTACGTCATAGTCCACACGGGATTCGCGATAGAAAAGCTGGACGAGGAGAGGGCGAGGGAGATACTTGAAGCATGGGACGAAGTCTTCAGAATAACCAGGGGTGAGGGACTCCCGGGAGGGAACTGAGATGCTGGAGAAGTTCAAGGACAGGGAGCTCGCCCAGAAGATAGTCAGGCAGATACACGAGGAGGCAAAGGGCCTCGACGAGCTGCGGTTCATGCACGTCTGCGGAACCCACGAGGATACGGTAACGCGCTCCGGGATCCGCTCCCTCTTGCCGGACAACATCAAGATAGTAAGCGGCCCGGGCTGTCCCGTCTGCATAACCCCCGTCGAGGACATAGTAAAGATGCAGGAGATAATGAGACAGGCCTACGCCGAGGGGGACAGGATAATCCTTACCACCTTCGGGGACATGTATAAGATCCCGACCCCAAGGGGTAGCTTCGCCGACTTAAAGAGCGAGGGCTACGATGTTAGGGTTGTCTATTCGATCTTTGACACCTACAAGATAGCCAAAGAGAACCCCGACAGGACGGTCGTGCACTTCTCACCGGGCTTCGAGACGACCACAGCCCCGGCCGCGGGAATGCTTAACGCCGTTGCCGAGGAAGGGCTGGAAAACTTCAAGATATACTCGGTCCACCGCTTAACTCCCCCAGCTGTCGAGGTGCTCGTAAAGCAGGGGACAAGGTTCCACGGCCTCATCGACCCTGGCCACGTTTCCACAATAATCGGCGTGAGGGGCTGGGAGTACATAACGACCGACTACGGCATACCCCAGGTCATAGCCGGCTTCGAGCCGGTTGACATGCTACTGGCCATACTCCTCCTGGTCAGAATGGCCAAGAACGGGGAAGCCAGGATAATCAACGAGTACACGCGAGTCGTTAAATACGAGGGTAACGTTACCGCCCAGATGCTCATAGACAAGTTCTTTGAGGTTAAAGACGCCAGGTGGCGCGCACTCGGCGTCATGCCCAGGAGCGGCCTTGAGCTGAGGAAGGAGTGGAAAGATCTGGAGATAAGAACCTACTACGACCCTGAGGTCCCCAAGCTCCCGGATCTCGAAAAGGGATGCCTCTGCGGTGCAATCCTCCGCGGCCTTGCACTGCCCCCGCAGTGTCCGCACTTCGGCAAGACGTGCACGCCGAGGAGTCCGATAGGCCCGTGTATGGTCTCCTACGAGGGGACATGCTCGATATTCTACAAGTATGGGGCGTTATTCTAACACCAAAGGTTCAAAACTCCCCTCCCGTTTTCAACTTTTGGTTTTAGAAACCTATAAAGGCCCGGATCACCAAGAAAAAAGCGGTGGGAGGAATGAAAGCTTACAGGCTTCACGTTCAGGGTATCGTTCAGGCCGTCGGCTTCCGTCCCTTCGTTTACAGGATAGCACACGAGCACGGGTTGAGGGGCTACGTCAAGAACCTCGGCGATGCAGGCGTCGAGATAGTGGTCGAGGGCGATGAGGGAAACATAGAGGCCTTTATCCGCGACCTCTATGCAAAAAAGCCCCCGCTTGCGAGGATAGAAAGTGTGAAGAAAAAAGAGATACCCATCCAGGGATTCGACCGCTTCTACATAGAAAAGAGCTCCCAGGGCGGAGGGGGTGGAGACTCGATAATCCCTCCAGACATAGCGATATGCGACGACTGTCTGAGGGAGCTTTTCAACCCAGCGGACAAGCGCTACATGTACCCCTTCATAGTCTGCACCAACTGCGGGCCAAGGTTCACGATCATCGAGGATTTGCCATACGATAGAATCAACACCACGATGAGAGAGTTCCCGATGTGCGACTATTGTGAGAGCGAGTACAAAGATCCCCTCAACAGGCGCTATCACGCGGAGCCTGTCTGCTGTCCCGTCTGCGGACCATCTTACAGGCTCTACACGAACAATGGAGAGGAGATAACCGGAGACCCGCTGAAAAAGGCGGCAGAGCTCATTGATAAGGGATACATAGTGGCGATAAAGGGTATCGGCGGGATCCACCTCGCCTGTGATGCCACCAACGAGGAAGCTGTTGCGGAGCTGAGGAGGAGAACCCACAGGCCCCAGAAGCCCTTTGCTATAATGGCAAAGGACGTCGAGACTGTGGAGGAGTTCGCCTTCGTCTCGCCGGAGGAGCTTGAGGAGCTGACCTCTTACAGGAGGCCAATCGTGACCCTCCGCAAGAGGGAGCCGTTCCCGCTGCCGGAGAACCTTGCCCCGGGACTGCACACAATAGGCGTCATGCTCCCATACGCGGGAACCCACTACATCCTCTTCCACTGGAGCAGAAGCAAAGTCTACGTCATGACCTCCGCCAACTACCCGGGAATGCCGATGGTAAAGGACAACGAGAGGGCCTTTAGGGAGCTGAAGGACGTTGCGGACTACTTCCTGCTCCACAACAGGAAGATACTCAATAGGGCTGACGACAGCGTTATACGCTTCGTGAACGGCAGGAGGGCGGTTATAAGAAGGAGCAGGGGCTTCGTGCCTCTGCCGATAGAGATACCCTTTGAATACCGCGGCCTGGCCGTTGGGGCCGAGCTGATGAACGCCTTCGGCGTGGCAAAGAACGGGAAGGTCTACCCGAGCCAGTACATAGGCAACACATCCAAAGTTGAGGTTCTTGAGTTCATGAGGGAAGCCATAGGGCACTTCCAGAGGATCCTCCGCGTTAAGGACTTCGACTTAATAGTCGCCGACCTGCACCCGAGTTACAACACGACCAAGCTGGCAATGGAAATGGCCAATGAGCTGGGGACCGAGCTCCTGCAGGTCCAGCACCACTACGCTCACATAGCGAGCGTTATGGCCGAGAACGGTCTGGATGAAATCATAGGGATAGCGGTTGACGGGGTTGGCTACGGCACCGACGGAAACACCTGGGGCGGTGAGGTAATATACCTGAGCTACGAGGACGTGGAGAGATTGGCCCACATAGACTACTACCCGCTCCCCGGCGGAGATCTGGCAAGCTACTACCCGCTGAGGGCGCTTATGGGTGTGCTCAGCAAGATATACGGTGTTGAGGAGCTGGAGGGGATAATAGAGAGGTGCTGTCCCAAGGCGGTAGAGAGCCTCCGCTACGGGAAGGTCGAGTTCAAAGTGATTCTGAACCAGCTCGCGAAGGGAATAAACACGGGCTATGCGTCCTCAACGGGAAGAGTTCTCGACGCTTTCGCTGTGCTCCTCAACGTGGCATACAGAAGGCACTACGAGGGCGAGGCCGCGATGAAGCTTGAGAGCTTCGCGATGCGCGGCAAGAACGACCTCAAGTTCGAGGTTCCGGTCGAGGGCGAGCTGATAAAGGTTGATGAGCTGTTCAGGGACGCTTTGGAGGTTCTGGACAGGGCTGCCCCGGCGGACATAGCCTACTCAGTCCACCTCGCCCTGGGAAGGGCCTTTGCGGACGTTGCGGTGGAAAGGGCGAAGGAGTTTGGCGTGAGGAACATCGGCATCAGCGGTGGGGTCGCCTTCAATGAGCTGATAGTCAAGACGGTGAGGAAGATGGCTGAAGCGAACGGCCTGAACTTCTACACCACCCACGAGGTGCCGCGCGGCGACAACGGGATAAACGTGGGACAGGCTTTCCTCGGCGGCCTGTACCTTGAGGGATACCTCACGAAGGAGGACCTGATGTTGTGAGGAAAGGTTAAATTCAATTTATTCACAACGATAACTGGGGGGAGAAAGATGAAGATCAAGCTCGAACACGGAGCAGGCGGGGAAATAATGGAGGAGCTCTTGAGGGACGTCATACTGAGGACACTGACCCTCAAGAGCGCAGGAGGAGTTGGACTGGATGCCCTCGACGACGGGGCGACGATACCCCTCGGAGATAAGCACCTCGTCTTCACGATAGACGGGCACACAGTGAGGCCGCTCTTCTTTCCGGGGGGAGACATTGGCCGTCTTTCAGTCAGCGGAACAGTGAACGATCTGGCAGTTATGGGGGCAAAGCCCCTCGCTCTAGCCAACTCTATGATAATCGGTGAGGGCTTCGACGGCGAAGACCTGAAGAAAATCCTCCGCTCGATGGATGAAACGGCCAGAGAAGTCCCGGTTCCGATAGTCACCGGCGACACCAAGGTCGTCGAGGACGGCATAGAGATGTTCGTCATTACAGCAGGAATAGGGATAGCCGAGAGGCCGATAACCGACTCGGGGGCGAAGGTCGGTGATGTCGTCCTCGTCAGCGGCACCGTTGGCGACCACGGCATCGCCCTGATGAGCCACCGCGAGGGGATAGCTTTCGAGACCGAGCTGGAGAGCGACGTGGCCCCGATATGGGAAGTGGTTGAGGCCGTGGCAAAGGCCATTGGCTGGGAGAACATCCACGCCATGAAGGACCCGACGAGGGGCGGGCTGAGCAACGCCCTCAACGAGATGGCCAGAAAAGCGGACGTCGGTATACTCATAAGGGAGGCGGACGTCCCAATAAGGCCAGAGGTCAGGGCGGCGAGCGACATGCTTGGAATAAGCCCCTTCGATGTAGCCAACGAGGGCAAGGTCGTCATGATAGTCCCGAAGGAGCACGCTGAGGAGGCCTTAAGGGCTATGAGAGGCACGGAAAAAGGCAGGAACGCCGCGATAATCGGCGAAGTGATAGACCAGTACCGGGGCAAGGTTCTCGTTGAGACCGGAATCGGGGGTAAGAGGTTCCTGGAGCCGCCGGCCGGGGACCCCGTCCCGAGGGTCTGCTGACCTTTTTTCCCAATTCTCACTTTTGTCCCCAACCTTCGGTTTGAGAAAGCCGTATAAGGCCACTTTTCCAAATTTCAAACGGGTGGTGGACATGATAATCGCAAAACCCTGCACCACGATGAAGGGCATCGTTATAAGCGGCTACTCATGGGAGAAGCAGGTTAAGATAGACCTGACGAAGACGGCCCAGTGTCTCAAGCAGAGGGGCTATGCAGTCAAAAAGCTCATCCCCGGCATGATGCTGATCCTTGAGATGGAGGGCTACGAGACGAGCGTTTACCCGAGCGGAAAAATAATAATCAAAATGCTCGAAGACTCCAACAAGGGCCGCGAGATGGCAAAGGCCATATACGACTGTGCCGGAGTTCTGGAGGTGGTTGCATGAGGATCCCTGATGATGTAAGGAAGGACATACCCCTGACTTCTGAGGTCATATACTTCGACAACACCGCAACCTCTCTCACCCCGAAACCCGTGGTAGAGGCCATGGACGAGTACTACCTGAAGTACCGTGCCAACGTCCACAGGGGGATCCACAGGCTCTCCCAGATGGCGACCCACAAGTACGAAGAGAGCAGGAAGATTGTTGCCGATTTCCTCAACGCCAAGTTTGAAGAAATAGTGTTCACCAAGAACACCAGCGAGAGCCTCAACCTCGTGGCTTTGGGGCTCGAACACCTCTTCAAGCCCGGCGACAAGATAGTGACCACGCCCTATGAGCACCACTCCGATCTGCTCCCCTGGCAGAGGCTGGCCAAAAAGCTCAGCCTGAAGCTGGAGTTCATCGAGGGCGACGACGAGGGCAACCTAGACCTGAGCGACGCGGAAAGGAAGATTAAGGGGGCAAAGCTCGTCGCGGTTCAGCACGTCTCCAACGCCCTCGGCGTCATCCACGAGATCGAGGAGCTCGGAAAGATGGCCAAGGAGGAGGGGGCGATATTCGTCATTGACGCTGCCCAGAGCGCTGGCCACATGGAGGTTGACGTCAAGAAGTTCCGCGCCGACTTCCTGGGCTTTTCTGGCCACAAGGGGCCGATGGGGCCCACGGGAATTGGGGTCCTCTACATCAATGAGGAGTTCTTTGACACCTTCGAGCCTCCTTTCCTTGGAGGTGGAACCATAGAGGATGTTGACCTGTGCTGTTACAAGCTAACCGAGCCGCCGGAGAGGTTTGAAGCAGGAACGCCCAACATAGGCGGAGCAATAGGTCTCGCCGCTGGAATAAAGTACATCGAGAAGATAGGCCTCGACAAAATCGAAAGGCAGGAGTACAAACTCGTGAAGCGCATCACGGAGGGCCTCGACGAACTTGAAGTCCCGTGGTACGGGCCGAGGAACCTGAAAAAACACGCCGGTGTTGTGAGCTTCAACGTTCCGCCGCTCCACCCGCACGACGTCGCGGCGATACTCGACGAGCACAGGATAATGGTTCGCTCCGGCCACCACTGCGCCCTGCCGGTCATGAAGAGGCTGGGCATCAACGGAACCGTGAGGGCCTCGTTCCACGTTTACAACAGCATTGAAGAGGTGGAGACCTTCCTGGGAGTCATGGAGGAAATAGTGAAAAGTCTGAGGGGCTAAAGGGGCATCTCGCCCCACTCCACACCTATTGTTTCGGGCGTGCGGTATATAAATGCCCCCGCCCATTAGGACGTGCTTTCTCATCGGGCCGGCGGAACGCCGTTGGCCTCATAGGCCTTATCATTAAGTCCCTCCTTTTTCTGACCACGCGCTCACGACGAGGAAGGCCATTCCCGCGATGGTTATGCTGTAGGTCTCTCCTAGATCCACCAGGATGTTTCCTCCAAACTTCGGCGGGTTTCCGGAGTAGAACGCTTCGTCCAGGGGTGTGTATCTCTTCTGGATGCCTTCTGCATACTTGTTCTCGGACTTCGCCACCTCCAGAAGGCTCTTCACCTTTCCCGGCCACTCGTCCATCCCGAAAACCTTGGGGGTTCTTCCGCGATAGACCGAGTCGTAGAAAACGTCCTCGCCCTTCCTCTAAAAAAGCCTGACGGCTATCTTGGAATACCCCATAAGTCCACCGGTTAAAAATACGGGGAGGTTGTATAAACGGGTTCTGGTTCGCTCCCCTAAACGACCCTGACTACCCGCTCCATCCACGGACTCACGCGAACCCTGATGTAGCCCCGGAGCTTTTCGTCAACTTCCCTGTCGCCCGTGTAGACCCGAACCGCGCTGCCGGCTATCTTCGATGGCGTTGCCACAACGAGGATGTTCTCCTTCGGGATCCTCCTCAACACCTCGGCGGAAAACTGCTGGTTACCCCTTCCGAAGAGAAAGCCGAGACCCCCTATCACCGTAACGACTATTTTCGGACCTCTGTCAGTGAAGTGGAGGAGGTCCCTTTCAGCCGCGTCCTTCACGAGCAGTTCCGCCTTCCCGTCCCTGACTTCAACGACATCAACACCAAGGAGAGTTCCATCTATACCAAGCCTGTCCTTTATCCTCTTGATTGTCGAACCGGAGCCAAGGAAATAAACTCCATCCCTTTCAAGTATCTCCTCTGCAACCGCTTCGGCTATGGCCTCAAGCTCTTCCTCTTCATCGAGTGGAAGTCTCTCCTTGCTCCCCTGGACAAGGGTCTCGACAACCGGGACGATGGCCTTCCCGTAGGTCCTCGCTTTAACCTCGTCGTGGCGGTAGGCGTCTTCATCTATGTCCCTTACCTCACGCTCTTCAAGCTTTACACTACCATGGAGAAACTCCACCAGAACCCTCGCCGCGTCCTCTGGCGAGGTGGCAAAAACACCAGAGTACATCTTAACCCCGGTGGGGATTCCGAGGATCGGGAGATTCTCATCGATTGCCTCAACCACATCCCTGGCCGTTCCGTCTCCGCCCGCAAAGAGGAGGAGGTCAACCTTTCCGAGCATCCTTCTCGCGAGCTCCTTGGTGTCCTCTGAAGTCGTGTCGGGAATTTCGACACCGTCAAGGACGCGGTAGCCTATCTCCCTGTGCCCGATTACCTCAAATGGGATGTCAAACTCCTTTAAAACGTCCTCACCGAGCGGCCTCGGGCCGGTGAGGAACTCGATTTTTCCAGCTTTACCGTAGTGGTCCAGCTCGGCCAGGAAGAGCCTCACCAGGTCGGCCGCCACGGGTCTGGCACCCCTCCTGACGGCCTCATCAACAACACCGTCCGTGCCCTTGAGGGCGACCTTCCCACCCATCCCGGCTATCGGGTTGATTATAAGCCCAACGCGCATGGGATCACCTCATGTACTTTCTCGCGAAGACTGTCAGGAACACTGCCCACATAAACATTCCAAAGAGGGCCTCCACCGAGGCGATGACCCTGCCGACGCCTATCGGGTGGTAGTCACCGTAGCCCAGGGTCGTGGCCGTTACGACGCTGAAGTATTCGTAGTCGAGAAAGGCCATGCTGCTTGATAGTCCCTCTACACTGTTAGTCAGGAAGAACAGAACCGGGAAGAAGACGTTGACAGCTAGGATCCATATGAGTATCGGCCTCTTCCAGTCGGTTCCATACCTGCAGGTCAGGTCGGCAAAGAGCCACTCGAAAATGCCCTCCAGTTTGAGAAAGAACTTTTTGAGGCCCTTTCTCCTGCCGCTCAGCCGGGAGTTCCTCTTGGCGACCATCTCAAGGTAGTAATACCCGTCCGCCCTCTCAAAGTCCCCGTTCCTCTCCCAGCTTATCCTGGCAAGACGGTAGAAGACTTCCGCCGCGCGGTAACTGTTGAACCTGCAGTCTTCAACTTCAACAAAACCCTCAACGCTCAGTTCGACAGGTATGTTGGGAAGGACAGTGGAATTCCACGTGAAGTCCCCGTGAAAGGACGTCTTCCGGAATATCATGTTGCCCATAACCTTCGTATGGACGAACTCGGGGTTCTTAAGCCAGCTACCAAGTATCTCGGCGTGGCCGAAGACCCTTAGGTTCTCGAATACGAGACCGCCGTGGAAGCGCCTCACGCTCAGCCTGACCTGCCTCTTAAACCTCGCCGACTGGTCGAACTCTATGTCCCGCAGCATTAACGCCGTTACCTTCACGCTTCTTTCAGAGGATGTTGCCGGCTTTATGCCGTGCTCCTCCAGAATGCGTTTCATGAGCGGGTAGCGGACGTTGATTCCAATTCTCCTTACGTCTCTGAGGCCGCCCAGCTCTATCCGCCCGAGTGCCCTCTTTTCGCCGTACTCCTCCTCCCCCCGGAGGCCCCTCCCGATGTACTCGACAGAGTTTATCATGACGTAGCGGACGCTTGAATCCCAGACGTATACCGAATTTGAGAACTTTACCATGATGATGTTTAGGCCGAACACCTGCGAGTTGTGAATCAGTATCGTCCCGAGCTCACTCCCAAAAACGACAATTCTGCCAACGTGGGAACTGTAGACAGTCAGGCCCCTAAGGCTTACGGAGTCCAGAAGCAGGTTCATGATCCTGGAGTTCTTGAACACCAGGGGCCTCTCCGCCCTAAAACCGCTTACCTTAATGTCATACAGGTAAACGCCTTCGAAGTACGTCTGGCCTGCTTTCAGCCTCCTCAGAAAAGCCTTCTCCTTGATTTCTCTTATTCCCTCCCCCAGAAGCCGCTCGCCTTCATCGTAGGGGATGTGCAGGGGGCAATACTTTGAACCCTCAACTGGTTTTAGCCTGCATCTGTGCCCGTTCTCGTAGACGTACTCGCACATATGCCTCCCGGACAAACTGGGTCTGGGGATTAATTAAGGTTTTCTCCACTATCGGGATGAAGCACAGTATGCTAGGTAGCCACACTTGAACATCCAGGTAGGTTTTCCACCAGCAACCTTTTTAAACCGATCCCCACTCCCGAAGCCCTCAGGGTGAAAAAATGAGTCAGAGAACGGCGGTCGCAGTGAGAAACGCCACCATAGCAAACCGCTACCGCTATATACCCACCATCCCAAGGTGGTTCTACTCCTTCGTGCCCTTCAAGGTAGCCACGGGTGGAAGCTCAGCGCTTGTCAGCCTCTACCTCCTCCAGCTCGGCGGGAGTGCCTCAACGGTCGGGGCCGCCTTTGCCCTGGCCAGCCTTGCCTCGATGCTAGGGGCCCTCTTCTGGGGCAGGCTCAGCGACAGAACCCTGAGGAGAAAACCCTTTATAATCCTCGGCTTCATCAGTGTGCCGGTATTCCTCCCTCTTATGGCCTTTGCAAAAACTCCATCCCAGCTCATAGCTGTCAACACAGCGTACGCCTTCTTTCTGGCATCCACCCTTCCGGTTCCCATAGCGTTGGTCTTGAGGAGCGTTAGAAAACACAGCTGGGGCTACGGCATAGGAAAGTTTAACGAGGTAAGCGGCTGGGGCTGGGTTCTCGGCTTGGTCCTTGGTTTCGGTCTTTCGCGCTTCCTTACCATACCTCAGCTATTCCTTGCGTTCGGCCTGATAGGCCTCCTCGCTGTACCAATGGCCCAACGCCTGATACGCGAGGCGCCCGTGTACATCAACAGAAGGTCAATAGCCGCTTTCGGAAACTACGTTATCGAAAAGGCCCGTTATATGCCCTCCTTTATACTCCACACCAACTTCAGCCTGCCCAACGAGCTGAAGAGGTTCTACGTAGCGTTTTTCCTGTTCTGGGTAGCGGCAGGGCTGTACTTTCCCCAGATACCGGTTCTCCTCACGGAGAGCGGCTTTGGCAGGGGAACAGTTTACCTCGCCCTTATCGTGAACTCCACCATAGCGGCACTCAACTACACTCGTGTAAGTCTCAGTATGGGGCAGGAAAAAGAGAGAACCCTGAGGAAGGGTCTGCTACTCCGCGCCGGGGCTTTTGTGACGGTACTGGGTGGACTGGTTGCATCGCCGGCCCTGTTGCCCCTCATCCTCGTGTCATACGCCCTGGCTGGCTACTCCTGGACTTTTATCGGGGTCTCCTCGACGGCCATAGTGAGCGAGAGGGCGGGAGAGAAGGAGAAGGGCAGCGCTATGGGAACCTACAACGTGGTTAGTTCGGCGGGATACATAACGGGTAGCGCCCTGAGCGGGGCCGTCATATCAGGGGCAGGATTTGGGGGTGCCTTTGGCCTGGGACTGCTCCTTCTCGGGGGCAGCCTAGTACTGATGAAGAGGTAAAAGAAAAGCTCAGAACTTCAGAACCCTAGCGAGGACTATTAGCGGATCCCATACTGGAGCGAAGGGCGGTGCGTATGCCAAGTCAGTGAAGAACACATCCTTCGTGGTGAAGCCGGCCTGAATCATCACCGCCGCTGAATCAATCCTCGGCAGTATCTCGGCACCGACCGCCTGAACGCCGAGGAGCCTGTTGGTCTCATTGTCAACCACGCCCTTGAGCCAGATTTCCCTGCCCCCCGGGTAGTAGTGCGGCTTCGTTCTGGCCTTTATGAAAGCAGTCCTGACGTCATAACCTTCTTTGATTGCCTCCGCCTCGGTGAGGCCTGTCTTTCCTATCTCAAGGTCGAGGAACTTGGTTATGCTCGTGCCCAGAACACCGGGGAAGTATATTTCCTTTCCGGCTATGTTGCTTCCAGCCACGTAGCCCATCTTGTTGCCGGCCGGTGCGAGGGGCATCCAGACGCGCCTGCCGGTTATTACGTGCTTGGTTTCAGCGACATCGCCGGCGGCATAGACGTTCTCAACACTCGTCTGCATCTTCTCGTTCGTCCATATTGCACCTGTCTCCCCTATCCTGACGCCGAGCTGCCTCGCAAGTTCTGTGTTGGGCTTTATTCCAGTCGCTATTATGACAAGGTCGGCTTTGTACTCGCCGGCGTCGGTAACCACCTTCTCGACCCTCTCCCTGCCCTCGAAACGCACAGTGAGCTCCTGAAGGCGAAGGTTGAGGTTGCTCCTGAGTTTCTCCTCAACGATGTCGGTTATTTCCTTGTCAAAGGTTTTCCTCAGCACCCTCTCGCTCCTTCCGATAAGGGTTACGTTTTTCCCGCGTTCAACGAAGGCCTCGGCCATTTCAAGGGCTATGTAACCGGTACCTATGACCACAACGTCCTTGACATCGTGCTTCTCCATATAATCGGCTATTGCAACCGCATCCGGTGGGAGATCCGCGGTGAAAACTCCCTCAAGCCCAATAACCTCAATCCCAGGAACCTGTGGCGAGGCACCGTTGGCAAAGACCAGGTAGT encodes:
- a CDS encoding TetR/AcrR family transcriptional regulator; its protein translation is MDTRERILKASEKLFAEKGYDETTVDEIVEKAGVAKGTFYNYFRSKEELIKIVALESLPYSAIREELEKEHGSLREFLESIANAYIRYYCDPVLRSLFFYTLAVKNKIREVEEIHRTFCTEAISKGAKKIAELAGVDEQTAMVVFKAFYGALLSRLIFAGYSCEPDVDYVSEIIHLIERSLKN
- a CDS encoding HypC/HybG/HupF family hydrogenase formation chaperone — protein: MCLAVPAKVLEIKGNVAIVDFGGVKREARLDLLPDVKVGDYVIVHTGFAIEKLDEERAREILEAWDEVFRITRGEGLPGGN
- the hypD gene encoding hydrogenase formation protein HypD, whose translation is MLEKFKDRELAQKIVRQIHEEAKGLDELRFMHVCGTHEDTVTRSGIRSLLPDNIKIVSGPGCPVCITPVEDIVKMQEIMRQAYAEGDRIILTTFGDMYKIPTPRGSFADLKSEGYDVRVVYSIFDTYKIAKENPDRTVVHFSPGFETTTAPAAGMLNAVAEEGLENFKIYSVHRLTPPAVEVLVKQGTRFHGLIDPGHVSTIIGVRGWEYITTDYGIPQVIAGFEPVDMLLAILLLVRMAKNGEARIINEYTRVVKYEGNVTAQMLIDKFFEVKDARWRALGVMPRSGLELRKEWKDLEIRTYYDPEVPKLPDLEKGCLCGAILRGLALPPQCPHFGKTCTPRSPIGPCMVSYEGTCSIFYKYGALF
- the hypF gene encoding carbamoyltransferase HypF is translated as MKAYRLHVQGIVQAVGFRPFVYRIAHEHGLRGYVKNLGDAGVEIVVEGDEGNIEAFIRDLYAKKPPLARIESVKKKEIPIQGFDRFYIEKSSQGGGGGDSIIPPDIAICDDCLRELFNPADKRYMYPFIVCTNCGPRFTIIEDLPYDRINTTMREFPMCDYCESEYKDPLNRRYHAEPVCCPVCGPSYRLYTNNGEEITGDPLKKAAELIDKGYIVAIKGIGGIHLACDATNEEAVAELRRRTHRPQKPFAIMAKDVETVEEFAFVSPEELEELTSYRRPIVTLRKREPFPLPENLAPGLHTIGVMLPYAGTHYILFHWSRSKVYVMTSANYPGMPMVKDNERAFRELKDVADYFLLHNRKILNRADDSVIRFVNGRRAVIRRSRGFVPLPIEIPFEYRGLAVGAELMNAFGVAKNGKVYPSQYIGNTSKVEVLEFMREAIGHFQRILRVKDFDLIVADLHPSYNTTKLAMEMANELGTELLQVQHHYAHIASVMAENGLDEIIGIAVDGVGYGTDGNTWGGEVIYLSYEDVERLAHIDYYPLPGGDLASYYPLRALMGVLSKIYGVEELEGIIERCCPKAVESLRYGKVEFKVILNQLAKGINTGYASSTGRVLDAFAVLLNVAYRRHYEGEAAMKLESFAMRGKNDLKFEVPVEGELIKVDELFRDALEVLDRAAPADIAYSVHLALGRAFADVAVERAKEFGVRNIGISGGVAFNELIVKTVRKMAEANGLNFYTTHEVPRGDNGINVGQAFLGGLYLEGYLTKEDLML
- the hypE gene encoding hydrogenase expression/formation protein HypE — its product is MKIKLEHGAGGEIMEELLRDVILRTLTLKSAGGVGLDALDDGATIPLGDKHLVFTIDGHTVRPLFFPGGDIGRLSVSGTVNDLAVMGAKPLALANSMIIGEGFDGEDLKKILRSMDETAREVPVPIVTGDTKVVEDGIEMFVITAGIGIAERPITDSGAKVGDVVLVSGTVGDHGIALMSHREGIAFETELESDVAPIWEVVEAVAKAIGWENIHAMKDPTRGGLSNALNEMARKADVGILIREADVPIRPEVRAASDMLGISPFDVANEGKVVMIVPKEHAEEALRAMRGTEKGRNAAIIGEVIDQYRGKVLVETGIGGKRFLEPPAGDPVPRVC
- a CDS encoding cysteine desulfurase, whose amino-acid sequence is MRIPDDVRKDIPLTSEVIYFDNTATSLTPKPVVEAMDEYYLKYRANVHRGIHRLSQMATHKYEESRKIVADFLNAKFEEIVFTKNTSESLNLVALGLEHLFKPGDKIVTTPYEHHSDLLPWQRLAKKLSLKLEFIEGDDEGNLDLSDAERKIKGAKLVAVQHVSNALGVIHEIEELGKMAKEEGAIFVIDAAQSAGHMEVDVKKFRADFLGFSGHKGPMGPTGIGVLYINEEFFDTFEPPFLGGGTIEDVDLCCYKLTEPPERFEAGTPNIGGAIGLAAGIKYIEKIGLDKIERQEYKLVKRITEGLDELEVPWYGPRNLKKHAGVVSFNVPPLHPHDVAAILDEHRIMVRSGHHCALPVMKRLGINGTVRASFHVYNSIEEVETFLGVMEEIVKSLRG
- a CDS encoding ATP-NAD kinase family protein, whose amino-acid sequence is MRVGLIINPIAGMGGKVALKGTDGVVDEAVRRGARPVAADLVRLFLAELDHYGKAGKIEFLTGPRPLGEDVLKEFDIPFEVIGHREIGYRVLDGVEIPDTTSEDTKELARRMLGKVDLLLFAGGDGTARDVVEAIDENLPILGIPTGVKMYSGVFATSPEDAARVLVEFLHGSVKLEEREVRDIDEDAYRHDEVKARTYGKAIVPVVETLVQGSKERLPLDEEEELEAIAEAVAEEILERDGVYFLGSGSTIKRIKDRLGIDGTLLGVDVVEVRDGKAELLVKDAAERDLLHFTDRGPKIVVTVIGGLGFLFGRGNQQFSAEVLRRIPKENILVVATPSKIAGSAVRVYTGDREVDEKLRGYIRVRVSPWMERVVRVV
- a CDS encoding potassium channel family protein, whose protein sequence is MCEYVYENGHRCRLKPVEGSKYCPLHIPYDEGERLLGEGIREIKEKAFLRRLKAGQTYFEGVYLYDIKVSGFRAERPLVFKNSRIMNLLLDSVSLRGLTVYSSHVGRIVVFGSELGTILIHNSQVFGLNIIMVKFSNSVYVWDSSVRYVMINSVEYIGRGLRGEEEYGEKRALGRIELGGLRDVRRIGINVRYPLMKRILEEHGIKPATSSERSVKVTALMLRDIEFDQSARFKRQVRLSVRRFHGGLVFENLRVFGHAEILGSWLKNPEFVHTKVMGNMIFRKTSFHGDFTWNSTVLPNIPVELSVEGFVEVEDCRFNSYRAAEVFYRLARISWERNGDFERADGYYYLEMVAKRNSRLSGRRKGLKKFFLKLEGIFEWLFADLTCRYGTDWKRPILIWILAVNVFFPVLFFLTNSVEGLSSSMAFLDYEYFSVVTATTLGYGDYHPIGVGRVIASVEALFGMFMWAVFLTVFARKYMR